Proteins encoded by one window of Conger conger chromosome 1, fConCon1.1, whole genome shotgun sequence:
- the LOC133129419 gene encoding ornithine decarboxylase 1-like codes for MSAFTPEDFGFAFLEDGATVQDVIEQRISELSKTDAREAFYVADLGQVVRRYLRWVRFMPRVTPFYAVKCNDSRPLVLALAALGTGFDCASEYEVELVKSLGVDSGRIIYANTCKQPSHLKHAAAQGIQMMTFDDEGELLKIANCYKDAKLVLRIETDDSDSMFPLSNKFGATVEMGKFLLKRAKELALDVIGVSFHVGSACKNPKAYTKAIADARILFDKGAELGCNMTLLDIGGGFPGYDIPDLFVFKEFAAEINPTLDKYFPASSGVRIISEPGRYFPSTVYTLAVNIIGKKVAAISEKEKQDSDGEDVHKNRMMYYVNDGIHGSFKFVLFPNALVLPNPCQKRQLNERTYSSTIFGQTCDGHDLIMEDFQLPELREGEWLLFHNMGAYTITTSTTFNGFQKPDIHYVMSRSMWQHIEDISAAKGLYAPEEEASEEPEICSFLKPGPARKLYEQYAKQAVPRIIEAMELQRKREMQDRV; via the exons ATGAGCGCGTTCACTCCTGAGGACTTCGGCTTCGCCTTCCTGGAGGACGGGGCCACGGTCCAGGACGTCATCGAGCAGAGGATCAGCGAGCTGTCCAAGACG GATGCCAGAGAGGCCTTCTACGTGGCGGACCTGGGGCAGGTGGTGAGGAGGTACCTGAGGTGGGTGCGGTTCATGCCTCGTGTCACGCCCTTCTACGCCGTCAAGTGCAACGACAGCCGGCCCCTGGTCTTGGCGCTGGCTGCCCTGGGGACAGGGTTCGACTGTGCCAGTGAG TATGAGGTGGAGCTCGTGAAGTCTCTCGGGGTGGACTCCGGCAGGATCATCTACGCCAACACCTGTAAGCAGCCTTCCCACCTCAAACACGCCGCCGCCCAAGGCATCCAGATGATGACCTTCGACGATGAGGGGGAGCTTCTTAAGATCGCCAATTGTTATAAAGATGCCAA gctgGTCCTCCGCATTGAGACGGATGACTCGGATTCCATGTTCCCACTGAGCAACAAGTTCGGTGCGACAGTGGAGATGGGCAAGTTCCTCTTGAAGCGGGCGAAGGAGCTGGCCCTGGACGTCATCGGGGTCAGCTTCCACGTGGGCAGCGCCTGCAAAAACCCCAAGGCCTACACAAAGGCCATCGCAGACGCCCGCATCCTCTTTGACAAGGGG GCAGAGCTGGGCTGCAACATGACCCTTCTGGACATTGGTGGGGGATTCCCTGGTTACGACATTCCTGACTTGTTTGTGTTTAAGGAG TTCGCGGCTGAAATAAACCCGACACTGGACAAGTACTTTCCCGCCAGCAGCGGAGTCCGAATAATCAGTGAGCCGGGCCGCTACTTCCCATCTACAGTCTACACGCTGGCTGTCAATATCATCGGCAAGAAGGTCGCTGCCATCAGTGAGAAGGAGAAGCAGGACAGTGATG GCGAAGATgtgcacaaaaacaggatgatgTACTACGTGAATGATGGGATCCACGGCTCATTCAAATTCGTCCTTTTTCCCAACGCCTTGGTCCTGCCAAATCCGTGCCAG AAACGCCAGCTAAATGAGCGCACCTACTCCAGCACCATCTTCGGCCAGACCTGTGATGGGCACGACCTCATCATGGAGGATTTTCAGCTTCCCGAACTGCGGGAGGGCGAATGGCTGCTGTTCCACAACATGGGGGcctacaccatcaccacctccaccaccttcAACGGCTTCCAGAAGCCTGACATCCACTACGTGATGTCCCGGAGCATGtg GCAACACATTGAGGATATCTCTGCTGCTAAGGGCCTGTACGCCCCTGAGGAGGAGGCCAGTGAGGAGCCAGAGATCTGCAGCTTTCTGAAACCGGGCCCCGCCCGCAAGCTGTACGAACAGTACGCCAAGCAAGCTGTACCCAGGATCATTGAGGCAATGGAactgcagagaaagagagagatgcaaGACCGTGTATGA